One region of Culex pipiens pallens isolate TS chromosome 2, TS_CPP_V2, whole genome shotgun sequence genomic DNA includes:
- the LOC120426623 gene encoding uncharacterized protein LOC120426623 — MRIAADLEKHYSGVTEVTKLHRNKLRVALDNAKEANGIVCDPKFCVEYRVWIPARSVEIDGVVSEDHLTVQQVLKGVGLFKRKNLPTVQVIEVRQMGNSDGEGENKKFVPTNSYRVTFAGTALPDYLEIGNVLRLPVRLYYPKVMSCSNCQKLGHTKAFCNNKTICGKCGENHQTDQCKAVPTKCLICGGAVHETRCCPKYQERSDKLKQEISKRSKRSFAEIVKTSKVENHYAVLAEEDPQSEEEATEEELVYSTLGGGPKRKRKIKKKSGKTQSAKTGNPPTETRLPQPGAAAFNRMFPSVSTTKPGPAVSRQNGQPEDHRIPFSKILEMVLTVLSEPTRLLLEPLIPFFKEVAKNLAVNSALSTVILFDV; from the coding sequence ATGCGGATTGCGGCGGACTTGGAAAAGCACTACTCGGGCGTGACAGAAGTGACGAAGCTCCACCGGAACAAGCTACGAGTTGCTCTCGACAACGCGAAGGAGGCGAACGGAATTGTTTGTGACCCGAAATTCTGCGTCGAATACCGAGTTTGGATCCCAGCGCGTTCGGTGGAGATCGACGGTGTGGTCAGTGAAGATCATCTTACGGTGCAACAAGTGTTGAAGGGAGTTGGCCTCTTCAAAAGAAAGAACCTTCCGACGGTCCAGGTCATTGAGGTGAGGCAGATGGGCAATTCTGATGGCGAGGGGGAGAACAAAAAGTTCGTTCCAACGAACTCGTACCGAGTAACTTTTGCTGGCACTGCACTGCCCGACTATCTGGAAATTGGCAACGTGCTCCGCCTGCCAGTACGCTTGTATTACCCGAAAGTTATGAGCTGCAGCAACTGCCAAAAGCTGGGGCACACCAAGGCTTTTTGCAACAACAAGACGATTTGCGGCAAGTGCGGAGAAAATCACCAGACTGACCAGTGCAAAGCAGTGCCAACTAAGTGCTTGATTTGTGGAGGAGCAGTGCACGAAACTCGGTGCTGTCCGAAGTACCAGGAGCGGTCGGACAAGTTGAAGCAGGAGATAAGTAAGCGATCCAAGCGGTCTTTTGCAGAGATCGTGAAGACCAGCAAAGTCGAGAACCACTACGCCGTCCTTGCGGAAGAAGACCCACAATCGGAGGAGGAAGCCACCGAAGAAGAACTCGTCTATTCTACACTAGGAGGAGGCCCAAAGCGAAAAAGGAAAATCAAGAAGAAATCCGGCAAAACACAGAGTGCGAAGACCGGAAATCCACCAACAGAAACTCGTCTGCCACAACCGGGAGCGGCAGCGTTCAACCGTATGTTTCCTTCAGTCTCAACCACCAAGCCAGGGCCTGCTGTTTCGAGGCAGAATGGGCAGCCTGAAGACCACCGAATAccgttttccaaaattttggaaatggtTCTGACGGTTTTGAGTGAACCAACCAGACTGCTTCTCGAGCCGTTGATACCTTTCTTCAAGGAAGTCGCCAAGAACCTCGCAGTGAACTCGGCGTTGTCCACAGTTATTTTGTTtgatgtttaa